In a single window of the Drosophila albomicans strain 15112-1751.03 chromosome 3, ASM965048v2, whole genome shotgun sequence genome:
- the LOC117568016 gene encoding uncharacterized protein LOC117568016 produces MNRIEQIFPAKRCCYCLNLRTGCVFIALYGILCSGLNIDFIISIINDSPVAETKYVFTGELTGACQLAAEFLLLFSSIILLISTMVKFSFFVIVYLIIIVTQILYVLVYSIISCAMKINILANYSKNVCIAYWLWIIFYCLTSLYFIYIAISYYKSKQTADINNDEPAPRN; encoded by the exons ATGAACAGAATTGAACAGATTTTCCCGGCCAAAAGGTGCTGTTATTGCCTTAATCTTCGAACTGGTTGCGTCTTTATAGCGCTGTATGGAATACTATGCTCTGGCCTAAATATCGATTTcataatatcaataataaatg ATTCTCCTGTTGCCGAAACTAAGTATGTTTTCACAg gcGAGCTTACGGGAGCTTGTCAACTTGCCGCTGAGTTTCTATTGCTGTTTTCCtcaattatattattgatatCCACCATGGTT aAATTTTCGTTCTTCGTCATTGTCTACTTAATCATAATTGTGACGCAAATTCTATATGTATTAGTTTATAGCATAATTTCCTGCGCCATGAAAATCAACATTCTGGCAAATTATAGCAAAAATGTCTGCATTGCATATTGGCTATggataattttttattgtt tGACTtcactttatttcatttatattgcCATCTCATAttataaatcaaagcaaaCAGCGGATATTAATAATGATGAACCTGCGCCACGAAACTGA